In one window of Hyla sarda isolate aHylSar1 chromosome 1, aHylSar1.hap1, whole genome shotgun sequence DNA:
- the LOC130281961 gene encoding reticulon-4 receptor-like: MQGAKLLLLVTCCFIYTLKVQCCPEVCLCYNEPKITFSCQQQRLTVIPPYIPVQTQRIFLHNNKITLVRSTSFTACQNLTILWIHSNNISHIESGAFYGLTKLEELDMSDNYNLKTITALTFRGLVHLHTLHLNRCGLQDLPPGIFQGLYSLQYLYLHDNNLHLLHDDTFIDLGNLTYLFLHGNKLNSLSENVFNGLTNLDRLLVHQNKLDMIHRRTFHDLKKVTTLYLFSNSLTVLKGEVLSPLESLQYLRLNANQWICDCRAKSLWSWLKAFKGSSSELECYLPPNLVGQDLKKLRINDLDGCANISYHAIKTGPFSAKPSLNIEEISDSCCQPPIDKSLVTGTNTKSGPSSHTSRILPNIPIKDKENISKTKIIGNVDHRKNRTYKPMNYSPLATLSSKIENSLTKLSQNNDFDSVEPSTVPNKKRIPCLKKVKSKSQCRMYQPGTNSGLLNFITTNLLCVTQFFMLQMHF; the protein is encoded by the coding sequence GCGCTAAGCTGCTGTTACTTGTTACCTGCTGCTTCATCTACACGTTGAAAGTGCAGTGTTGTCCCGAAGTCTGCCTATGCTATAATGAACCTAAAATCACCTTTAGCTGTCAGCAGCAAAGACTGACTGTAATCCCACCGTATATTCCAGTACAGACTCAGCGCATATTTCTGCATAATAACAAAATAACTTTAGTAAGGTCCACCAGCTTCACTGCCTGCCAGAACCTCACCATCCTATGGATTCATTCAAATAACATAAGTCATATTGAGTCTGGAGCCTTCTATGGATTAACCAAATTGGAAGAACTAGACATGAGTGACAATTACAACCTCAAAACTATTACAGCCCTCACATTTCGTGGTCTTGTTCATCTACATACTTTGCATCTGAATCGCTGTGGCCTGCAGGATTTGCCCCCTGGGATCTTCCAAGGTCTTTACTCCTTGCAGTACCTCTACCTTCATGACAACAACCTACATCTCTTGCATGATGATACCTTCATAGACCTGGGAAACCTCACCTACTTGTTTCTTCATGGAAATAAATTAAATAGCTTATCTGAAAATGTATTTAATGGCCTAACTAACCTAGATAGATTACTGGTGCATCAAAACAAGTTGGATATGATCCATCGCAGAACTTTTCATGACCTGAAGAAAGTGACAACCCTATATTTGTTTAGTAACAGCTTGACAGTGCTTAAAGGAGAAGTACTATCACCTCTTGAATCCCTTCAGTACCTACGCTTAAATGCAAACCAGTGGATTTGTGATTGCAGGGCCAAGTCCCTCTGGAGTTGGTTGAAGGCATTTAAAGGCTCATCATCAGAGTTAGAATGCTACCTTCCACCAAACTTAGTTGGGCAAGACCTAAAAAAACTAAGAATTAACGATCTTGATGGATGTGCCAATATTTCTTACCATGCAATCAAAACTGGTCCATTCAGTGCCAAGCCATCTCTAAATATTGAAGAAATCTCAGATAGTTGTTGCCAGCCTCCCATCGATAAGTCCCTAGTAACTGGCACAAACACAAAATCTGGCCCATCTTCTCACACCAGTAGAATCTTGCCAAATATACCGATCAAGGATAAAGAAAATATCtcaaaaacaaaaatcattgGTAATGTTGACCACCGAAAAAACAGAACATATAAGCCAATGAATTACTCCCCCCTTGCCACTTTATCAAGCAAAATAGAAAATTCCCTAACTAAGTTGAGTCAAAACAACGATTTTGATTCTGTCGAACCTTCCACAGttccaaataaaaaaaggattccctgtttaaaaaaagTCAAGTCAAAGTCTCAGTGTCGAATGTATCAACCAGGAACTAACTCTGGGCTTTTGAATTTCATCACCACAAATCTtctctgtgtgactcagttctTCATGCTACAGATGCACTTTTAA